One genomic segment of Pyruvatibacter mobilis includes these proteins:
- the mlaD gene encoding outer membrane lipid asymmetry maintenance protein MlaD, with protein MQSSVVETLTGAAVIVIAGVFLFFAYTATDTGGGTGYDLTIDFDRVDGLAPGADVRLSGIKVGTVTNQALDAATYAARVTISVSNDVPLPEDTSAKITSEGLLGGSYIALTPGGSETMLEEGDEIMFAQGSIDLIGLVSQAVFSAGGSDSGE; from the coding sequence ATGCAATCATCTGTCGTTGAGACCCTGACCGGCGCTGCGGTGATCGTGATCGCCGGCGTGTTCCTGTTCTTTGCCTACACCGCCACCGATACGGGCGGCGGCACGGGCTATGATCTCACCATCGATTTCGACCGCGTGGACGGTCTGGCCCCCGGTGCCGATGTGCGCCTGTCCGGCATCAAGGTAGGCACGGTCACCAATCAGGCCCTCGACGCGGCCACCTATGCGGCCCGCGTCACCATCTCGGTGAGCAATGACGTGCCGCTGCCGGAAGACACCTCCGCCAAGATCACGTCCGAAGGTCTCCTCGGTGGTTCCTACATCGCGCTCACCCCCGGCGGCAGCGAAACCATGCTGGAAGAGGGTGACGAGATCATGTTCGCCCAGGGCTCGATTGACCTGATCGGCCTCGTCAGCCAGGCGGTGTTCAGCGCCGGCGGCAGCGATTCAGGCGAGTGA
- a CDS encoding NADH:ubiquinone oxidoreductase subunit NDUFA12, with product MMWFRQIFTWWNGQTYGTRLLTWSRGELVGEDSQGNKYYQSRKDPQHRWVIYNGLAEASRIPPEWHGWMHKTVDTPPASAAYKPRAWEKPHMPNLTGSEHAYRPAGSLVTGTPRASTAGDYEAWKPE from the coding sequence ATGATGTGGTTCAGACAGATTTTCACCTGGTGGAACGGCCAGACCTATGGCACCCGCCTGCTCACCTGGAGCCGCGGCGAACTCGTCGGCGAGGACAGCCAGGGCAACAAGTATTACCAGAGCCGCAAGGACCCGCAGCACCGCTGGGTCATCTATAACGGCCTTGCTGAAGCCTCTCGCATTCCGCCGGAATGGCATGGCTGGATGCATAAGACCGTGGACACCCCGCCGGCCAGCGCCGCCTACAAGCCGCGCGCCTGGGAAAAGCCGCACATGCCGAACCTGACCGGCTCCGAACATGCCTACCGCCCGGCCGGTTCGCTCGTCACCGGCACCCCGCGCGCCAGCACTGCAGGCGATTACGAGGCCTGGAAGCCCGAGTAA
- the aroQ gene encoding type II 3-dehydroquinate dehydratase, whose protein sequence is MSASTTTAPIFILNGPNLNLLGLREPEIYGADTLGDVEKRCAARAAELGLAIDFRQSNHEGELVTWLQEARDAASGVILNAAGYTHTSVAIRDAVLACEKPVIEVHLSNPFAREDFRHHSFISDVARGVICGLGAKGYDLALDALAEICSSPRS, encoded by the coding sequence ATGAGCGCATCGACGACAACGGCTCCGATTTTCATTCTGAACGGCCCCAACCTCAATCTGCTGGGGCTGCGGGAGCCGGAGATCTATGGCGCCGATACGCTGGGCGACGTGGAAAAGCGCTGCGCTGCGCGCGCGGCTGAGCTGGGTCTGGCAATTGATTTCCGCCAGTCGAACCATGAAGGCGAGCTTGTGACCTGGCTGCAGGAAGCGCGTGACGCAGCGTCAGGCGTGATCCTCAACGCGGCGGGCTACACGCATACGTCGGTGGCCATAAGAGACGCCGTGCTTGCCTGCGAAAAACCTGTTATCGAAGTCCATCTTTCGAATCCTTTCGCGCGTGAAGACTTCCGCCATCATTCCTTCATCTCAGATGTCGCGCGCGGCGTGATCTGCGGCCTCGGGGCCAAGGGATATGACCTGGCGCTTGATGCGCTTGCCGAGATTTGCAGCAGCCCCCGTAGCTGA
- a CDS encoding DUF2155 domain-containing protein, whose amino-acid sequence MHRLLKRSALTAGLLAVSLLPVQAQDAAEGEAPAPAEQAAPPVPDTAHLMGLNKITARTHPMRVGLDAPLRFGTLGIIVRACEKARPEDPPKTIAFLEIREYPVNENLEEEPEPIFSGWMLASSPGLNALEHPVYDVWLTDCSTSEG is encoded by the coding sequence ATGCATCGTCTTCTCAAGCGCAGCGCCCTGACAGCCGGCCTGCTGGCGGTAAGCCTGCTGCCGGTTCAGGCGCAAGACGCAGCTGAAGGCGAAGCCCCCGCGCCGGCGGAACAGGCCGCCCCGCCCGTGCCTGACACGGCCCATCTCATGGGCCTCAACAAGATCACCGCCCGCACCCATCCCATGCGCGTCGGCCTTGATGCGCCGCTGCGCTTCGGCACGCTTGGCATCATCGTGCGCGCCTGCGAGAAGGCACGGCCTGAAGACCCGCCCAAGACCATCGCCTTCCTCGAGATCCGCGAATACCCGGTGAACGAAAATCTGGAAGAAGAGCCGGAGCCGATCTTCTCCGGCTGGATGCTGGCATCCTCGCCGGGCCTCAACGCCCTCGAGCATCCCGTCTACGACGTCTGGCTCACCGACTGCAGCACGTCCGAAGGCTGA
- a CDS encoding M48 family metalloprotease: protein MQQTMHHSATTSTAPVPARRRGSRGVRPMRLARMMIAVLLAVVLPVQQALAISLIRDAETETFLRDISEPVFVAAGLNPQAVNTYIVNASSINAFVTGGQNVFMHTGTIQQAETPNEIIGVMAHETGHITGGHLSRSQEAVATATAPAIIGYLLGIGALFAGAGDAGLALITGGQTLAQRTFLSYSRTQEASADQAALDFLERTGQSGQGLVSFFDKLADQEALSERSQDPYVRTHPLSRERIAALENRVSLSPFKDAQDPKEWQERLELVKAKLHGFIDRPAVTFRRYPETDTSKPARYARAIAYYKIPNTDRAVQEMNALIADYPDNAYFHEFKGQILFESGRAAEAADAYAAAERLLPNQPLILVGLGQALLGTGEKAKVSEARATLERATQIERDYPTAFRLLAQAYADEGNTAMAALSTSEQYAAGGRLPEAKQWAERAKRELPQGSPAWQRADDISRIEKPRL from the coding sequence ATGCAACAGACGATGCACCATTCCGCCACCACTTCCACGGCGCCCGTGCCTGCCCGGCGGCGGGGATCGCGGGGCGTGCGGCCCATGCGGCTGGCCCGGATGATGATCGCCGTGCTGCTGGCCGTGGTGCTGCCGGTGCAGCAGGCGCTGGCCATTTCACTGATTCGCGACGCGGAGACCGAGACCTTCCTGCGTGACATTTCCGAGCCCGTCTTCGTGGCGGCGGGGCTCAATCCGCAGGCGGTGAACACCTATATCGTCAACGCGTCGTCCATCAACGCCTTCGTAACCGGCGGCCAGAACGTGTTCATGCATACGGGCACGATCCAGCAGGCGGAAACGCCGAACGAGATCATTGGTGTGATGGCGCATGAAACCGGGCACATCACCGGCGGCCACCTGTCGCGCTCGCAGGAAGCGGTGGCAACGGCGACAGCGCCGGCGATCATCGGCTATCTGCTGGGCATTGGCGCGCTGTTTGCCGGTGCGGGTGACGCTGGCCTTGCGCTGATTACCGGCGGGCAGACGCTGGCGCAGCGGACCTTCCTTTCCTACTCGCGCACCCAGGAGGCCTCTGCCGACCAGGCAGCGCTCGATTTCCTCGAGCGCACGGGGCAGAGCGGCCAGGGGCTGGTGTCCTTCTTCGACAAGCTTGCGGACCAGGAAGCGCTGTCGGAGCGCTCGCAGGACCCCTATGTGCGCACTCACCCCCTGTCGCGCGAACGTATCGCGGCGCTGGAAAACCGCGTGTCGCTGTCGCCCTTCAAGGATGCGCAGGACCCCAAGGAGTGGCAGGAGCGGCTGGAGCTGGTGAAAGCCAAGCTGCACGGCTTCATCGACCGGCCGGCGGTGACGTTCCGGCGCTACCCGGAGACCGACACCTCCAAGCCCGCGCGCTATGCCCGCGCCATTGCGTACTACAAGATTCCGAATACGGACCGGGCGGTGCAGGAAATGAATGCGCTGATCGCGGATTATCCGGACAACGCCTATTTCCACGAGTTCAAGGGCCAGATCCTGTTTGAATCAGGCCGCGCCGCGGAAGCGGCTGATGCCTATGCGGCGGCGGAACGGCTGCTGCCCAACCAGCCGCTCATTCTGGTGGGGCTCGGCCAGGCGCTGCTGGGCACCGGCGAAAAGGCCAAGGTGTCCGAAGCCCGCGCCACGCTGGAGCGGGCCACGCAGATTGAACGCGACTACCCCACCGCCTTCCGCCTACTGGCGCAGGCCTATGCGGATGAGGGCAATACCGCCATGGCGGCGCTGTCCACCTCCGAGCAATATGCCGCGGGCGGCAGGCTGCCTGAAGCCAAGCAGTGGGCCGAGCGCGCCAAGCGGGAACTGCCACAAGGCAGCCCGGCCTGGCAGCGGGCCGACGATATCTCCCGCATCGAAAAACCGCGCCTGTAA
- the thiS gene encoding sulfur carrier protein ThiS, producing MSTATTSQAPASGGTITVTVNGEARTLPSGATLDALLQHLGLEPKKMAIERNLEIVPKSLYGETVLDEGDRIEIVQFVGGG from the coding sequence ATGAGCACAGCCACCACATCCCAGGCGCCCGCATCCGGCGGCACCATCACCGTCACCGTCAATGGCGAGGCGCGCACCCTGCCGTCCGGCGCCACGCTGGACGCACTGCTCCAGCATCTCGGCCTTGAGCCGAAAAAGATGGCTATTGAGCGCAATCTCGAGATCGTGCCCAAATCGCTTTATGGCGAGACGGTGCTGGATGAGGGCGACCGCATCGAGATCGTGCAGTTCGTCGGCGGCGGCTAG
- the accC gene encoding acetyl-CoA carboxylase biotin carboxylase subunit has translation MFEKVLIANRGEIALRVQRACKELGIATVAVHSTADADAMHVRLADESVCIGPPAAADSYLNVPAIISAAEITGADAIHPGYGFLSENANFVSIVEEHGITFIGPKAEHIRVMGDKIAAKQTVKKLGIPVVPGSDGAITDASAAAKVADEIGYPVLIKAAAGGGGRGMKVARTRGELDHAVSTARSESKAAFGDDALYMERYLGEPRHIEIQVLGDSHGNAVHLGERDCSLQRRHQKVLEESPSPVITQEERDRIGETCATAIRDLGYLGAGTIEFLYENGEFFFIEMNTRLQVEHPVTEMVTGVDLVREQIRIAAGQPISFKQEDLTMTGHAIECRINAEHPETFTPSPGTITDFHPPGGLGVRIDSAAYSGYKIPPYYDSMIGKLIVYGDDRQECLMRLKRSLREFVVGGVNTTIPLFGKLLEEEDIQTGNYNIHWLEEFLGLK, from the coding sequence ATGTTTGAAAAAGTTCTGATTGCCAATCGCGGGGAAATTGCCCTGCGCGTGCAGCGGGCCTGCAAGGAGCTGGGGATCGCCACGGTGGCGGTGCACTCCACGGCGGATGCCGACGCCATGCATGTGCGGCTGGCGGATGAAAGCGTGTGCATCGGGCCGCCGGCTGCGGCCGACAGCTACCTGAACGTTCCCGCGATCATTTCCGCTGCCGAGATCACCGGCGCGGACGCGATCCATCCCGGCTACGGCTTTCTGTCGGAAAACGCCAATTTCGTTTCCATCGTGGAAGAGCACGGCATCACCTTCATTGGTCCGAAGGCTGAGCATATCCGCGTGATGGGCGACAAGATCGCCGCCAAGCAGACGGTGAAGAAGCTGGGCATTCCCGTGGTGCCCGGTTCGGACGGGGCGATCACCGATGCCTCTGCGGCTGCCAAGGTTGCCGACGAGATCGGCTATCCGGTGCTGATCAAGGCCGCTGCCGGCGGCGGCGGGCGCGGCATGAAGGTGGCGCGCACGCGCGGCGAGCTGGACCACGCGGTGTCCACAGCGCGATCTGAATCCAAGGCAGCCTTCGGCGATGACGCGCTTTACATGGAGCGCTATCTGGGCGAGCCGCGGCACATCGAAATCCAGGTGCTGGGCGACAGCCACGGCAATGCGGTGCATCTGGGTGAGCGCGACTGCTCGCTACAGCGGCGCCACCAGAAGGTGCTGGAGGAATCCCCCTCCCCCGTCATCACTCAGGAAGAGCGCGACCGCATCGGCGAGACCTGCGCGACCGCGATCCGCGACCTTGGCTATCTTGGCGCGGGCACCATCGAGTTCCTGTACGAGAACGGCGAGTTCTTCTTCATCGAGATGAACACCCGCCTCCAGGTGGAGCATCCGGTGACCGAGATGGTGACCGGGGTTGATCTCGTGCGCGAGCAGATCCGCATCGCCGCCGGTCAGCCGATCAGCTTCAAGCAGGAAGACCTGACGATGACGGGTCATGCCATCGAGTGCCGCATCAATGCGGAGCACCCGGAGACCTTCACCCCGTCGCCGGGCACGATCACCGACTTCCACCCGCCCGGCGGGCTGGGGGTGCGCATCGATTCCGCGGCCTATTCCGGCTACAAGATCCCGCCCTATTACGACAGCATGATCGGCAAGCTGATCGTTTATGGTGATGACCGGCAGGAATGCCTGATGCGGCTCAAGCGGTCGCTGAGGGAGTTTGTCGTCGGCGGCGTCAACACGACGATCCCGCTGTTCGGCAAGCTGCTGGAAGAAGAAGATATCCAGACAGGCAATTACAACATCCACTGGCTGGAAGAGTTCCTGGGTCTCAAATAG
- a CDS encoding DsbA family protein, translated as MLMSSLAFVLRPARASFVALGLAALLPLAPMTALAQEGGKTFSEAEKAAIGEVVRDYLLENPQLMLEVMDALEAYESEAEAKQQAAAIAANREGLEQDGFSFVAGNPDGAITVVEFFDYRCPYCKQVADDMTKLIERHDDVRLVLKEFPILGPNSTIASEAAIAAIPQGKYLDFHFALLESKGTLDRAKVMEIAEAEGLDTDKLARDMESARVDRIIDTNHDLAREIGVRGTPAFVIGDSLIPGAASIEEIEARIQAVRDAAKAG; from the coding sequence ATGCTGATGTCTTCGCTTGCCTTCGTCCTCCGCCCCGCACGCGCCTCTTTTGTTGCGCTCGGCCTTGCCGCGCTGCTGCCGCTGGCACCTATGACTGCGCTGGCGCAGGAGGGGGGAAAGACCTTCAGCGAGGCGGAGAAGGCTGCGATCGGCGAGGTGGTGCGGGACTATCTTCTTGAAAACCCGCAGCTGATGCTGGAAGTGATGGACGCGCTGGAGGCCTATGAGAGCGAGGCGGAAGCCAAGCAGCAGGCCGCCGCCATTGCCGCCAACCGCGAGGGGCTGGAGCAGGACGGTTTTTCCTTCGTCGCCGGTAATCCGGACGGGGCAATCACGGTGGTCGAGTTCTTTGACTATCGCTGCCCCTACTGCAAGCAGGTGGCCGACGACATGACGAAGCTCATCGAGCGCCATGACGATGTGCGCCTGGTGCTGAAGGAATTCCCGATCCTCGGGCCGAACTCCACCATCGCGTCCGAAGCCGCCATCGCGGCTATTCCGCAGGGCAAGTATCTCGACTTCCACTTCGCGCTGCTGGAATCCAAAGGCACGCTTGACCGGGCCAAGGTGATGGAAATCGCCGAGGCGGAAGGGCTCGATACGGACAAGCTGGCGCGCGACATGGAAAGCGCGCGGGTGGACCGGATCATCGACACCAACCACGATCTGGCCCGCGAGATCGGCGTGCGCGGCACACCGGCCTTCGTGATCGGTGACAGCCTTATCCCGGGGGCAGCGTCCATCGAGGAGATCGAGGCGCGTATCCAGGCGGTGCGGGACGCTGCCAAGGCGGGCTGA
- the aat gene encoding leucyl/phenylalanyl-tRNA--protein transferase: MVDDSHDITADILLRAYAYGVFPMGESRDDPSLYWVDPLERGILPLDGFHVPRKLKRTIRQQPFDVTVDTAFRATMVACATPAPGREGTWINDRIVDLYCELFERGYAHSVECWLEGRLVGGLYGVSLGAAFFGESMFSRATDASKVALTYLVARLKAGGFRLLDTQFVTDHLSQFGATEIPRADYKEMLAAAIEQPSDFFALPLDAQPSDVLQSVSQTS; this comes from the coding sequence ATGGTGGATGACAGCCACGACATCACGGCGGATATCCTGCTGCGGGCTTATGCCTATGGGGTGTTTCCCATGGGCGAGTCGCGGGACGACCCGTCGCTGTACTGGGTGGACCCGCTGGAGCGCGGCATCCTGCCGCTCGACGGCTTTCACGTGCCGCGCAAACTGAAGCGGACGATCCGGCAGCAGCCTTTTGACGTGACGGTGGACACGGCCTTCCGCGCCACCATGGTGGCCTGCGCGACACCGGCGCCGGGGCGCGAGGGCACGTGGATCAATGACCGGATCGTCGATCTTTATTGCGAATTGTTCGAGCGCGGCTATGCGCATTCGGTTGAATGCTGGCTGGAGGGCCGTCTTGTGGGCGGGCTTTACGGCGTGTCGCTGGGGGCTGCGTTCTTCGGGGAGAGCATGTTCTCGCGGGCGACCGATGCCAGCAAGGTGGCGCTGACCTATCTCGTGGCGCGGCTGAAGGCAGGCGGCTTCAGGCTGCTGGACACGCAGTTCGTCACCGACCACCTGTCACAGTTCGGCGCGACGGAAATTCCGCGTGCGGACTACAAGGAGATGCTGGCAGCGGCGATTGAGCAACCGTCGGACTTCTTCGCGCTGCCGCTGGATGCTCAGCCTTCGGACGTGCTGCAGTCGGTGAGCCAGACGTCGTAG
- the aspS gene encoding aspartate--tRNA ligase: MTRYRSHTCGQLRAEDVGKTVRLSGWVNRVRDHGGLLFVDLRDHYGLTQCVADPDSPAFAAVDTLRAEWVVTIDGEVVARSDETVNDKLPTGAVEVRIKSIEIQSEAQELPLPVFGDLDYPEETRLRYRFLDLRRERLHENIVLRSRIIADLRRRMTEAGFMEFQTPILTASSPEGARDFLVPSRLHPGQFYALPQAPQQFKQLIMVAGFDRYFQIAPCFRDEDARADRSPGEFYQLDIEMSFVEQEDIFQAVEPILRDVFVAFGNGKSVTEKFPRIPFAEAMRKYGSDKPDLRNPIEMSDATDTFRDSGFKVFAGQIAADDKVRVWAIPAPGGGSRAFCDRMNSWAQKEGQPGLGYIFFREEEGELVGAGPLAKNIGPERTEALRQQLDLKAGDAVFFTCGIPSKFVDFAGQARQQIGRELNLIDDNKFEFCWIVDFPMYEWDETEQKIDFSHNPFSMPQGGLEALETKDPLEINGYQYDIVCNGIELSSGAIRNHKPEIMMKAFEIAGYGPEVVEEKFGGMLNAFRYGAPPHGGIAPGVDRIVMLLADEENLREVTMFPMNQQAQDLMMGAPAEANAHQLRELHIRTVVPKD, from the coding sequence ATGACCCGTTATCGCTCCCATACCTGCGGCCAACTTCGTGCGGAGGACGTCGGCAAGACCGTGCGCCTCTCCGGCTGGGTCAACCGCGTGCGCGACCATGGCGGCCTGCTGTTCGTGGATTTGCGCGACCATTACGGCCTCACCCAGTGCGTGGCCGACCCCGACAGCCCGGCCTTTGCCGCCGTTGATACCCTGCGCGCGGAATGGGTGGTGACCATCGACGGTGAAGTTGTGGCCCGGTCGGACGAGACGGTGAACGACAAGCTGCCCACCGGCGCGGTTGAAGTCCGCATCAAGTCCATCGAGATCCAGTCCGAAGCGCAGGAACTGCCTCTGCCGGTCTTCGGTGATCTCGACTACCCGGAAGAAACCCGCCTGCGCTACCGCTTCCTCGATCTGCGCCGCGAGCGCCTGCACGAGAACATCGTCCTGCGTTCGCGCATCATTGCAGACCTGCGCCGCCGGATGACCGAAGCGGGCTTCATGGAATTCCAGACGCCGATCCTGACCGCTTCCTCGCCGGAAGGTGCGCGCGACTTCCTGGTGCCCAGCCGCCTGCATCCGGGCCAGTTCTACGCCCTGCCGCAGGCCCCGCAGCAGTTCAAGCAGCTCATCATGGTCGCGGGCTTCGACCGCTATTTCCAGATCGCCCCCTGCTTCCGCGACGAAGACGCCCGCGCTGACCGCTCGCCGGGCGAGTTCTATCAGCTCGACATCGAGATGAGCTTCGTCGAGCAGGAAGACATTTTCCAGGCCGTCGAACCCATCCTGCGCGATGTCTTCGTCGCGTTCGGCAACGGCAAGAGCGTGACCGAGAAATTCCCGCGCATTCCCTTCGCCGAAGCCATGCGTAAATATGGCTCCGACAAGCCGGACCTGCGCAACCCGATCGAGATGTCGGACGCCACCGACACCTTCCGCGATTCCGGCTTCAAGGTGTTTGCCGGGCAGATTGCCGCTGACGACAAGGTCCGCGTCTGGGCCATCCCGGCACCGGGCGGCGGCAGCCGTGCCTTCTGTGACCGGATGAATTCCTGGGCCCAGAAGGAAGGCCAGCCCGGCCTTGGCTACATCTTCTTCCGCGAGGAAGAAGGCGAGCTCGTAGGCGCAGGCCCCCTTGCCAAGAATATCGGCCCGGAGCGCACCGAGGCCCTGCGCCAGCAGCTCGACCTCAAGGCGGGCGACGCGGTGTTCTTCACCTGCGGCATCCCCTCAAAGTTTGTCGACTTTGCAGGCCAGGCCCGCCAGCAGATCGGCCGCGAGCTGAACCTGATTGACGACAACAAGTTCGAGTTCTGCTGGATCGTCGACTTCCCCATGTATGAGTGGGACGAAACCGAACAGAAGATCGACTTCTCGCACAACCCCTTCTCCATGCCCCAGGGCGGGCTGGAAGCGCTTGAGACGAAGGACCCGCTGGAGATCAACGGCTACCAGTATGACATCGTCTGCAACGGCATCGAGCTGTCCTCCGGCGCCATCCGTAATCACAAGCCCGAAATCATGATGAAGGCGTTCGAGATTGCGGGCTACGGGCCGGAAGTGGTGGAAGAGAAGTTCGGCGGCATGCTGAACGCCTTCCGCTATGGCGCCCCGCCCCATGGCGGCATCGCCCCGGGCGTGGACCGCATCGTCATGCTGCTCGCCGACGAAGAAAACCTGCGCGAAGTCACCATGTTCCCGATGAACCAGCAGGCCCAGGACCTGATGATGGGCGCCCCCGCCGAGGCCAACGCCCACCAGCTCCGCGAACTTCACATCCGCACGGTTGTGCCCAAGGACTGA
- a CDS encoding thiazole synthase, protein MSDAAPSPSASIATPADAPLVVAGKEYKSRLIIGTGKYESYALNAEAARASGAEIVTVAVRRVNLTDPSQPKLTDFLDPEEFTYLPNTAGCFTAEDAVRTLRLAREAGGWKLVKLEVLGDQKTLYPDMRETLRAAELLISEGFEIMVYCSDDPIMARELEQIGCCAIMPLGAPIGSGLGIQNPVGIRIIKENANVPVIVDAGVGTASDAAIAMELGCDGVLMNTAIAEARDPVRMARAMKHAVEAGRDAYLAGRMPKKRYADPSSPLAGLI, encoded by the coding sequence ATGTCCGACGCCGCCCCCAGCCCTTCCGCAAGCATCGCCACGCCCGCCGATGCGCCGCTGGTGGTGGCCGGCAAGGAATACAAATCGCGCCTCATCATCGGCACCGGCAAATATGAGAGCTACGCCCTCAACGCCGAAGCCGCGCGCGCATCCGGTGCCGAGATCGTCACCGTCGCCGTGCGCCGGGTGAACCTCACCGACCCCAGCCAGCCGAAGCTCACGGATTTTCTGGACCCGGAGGAATTCACCTATCTGCCCAATACCGCCGGCTGCTTCACCGCCGAAGACGCGGTCCGCACCCTGCGTCTGGCGCGCGAGGCGGGCGGCTGGAAGCTGGTGAAGCTCGAAGTGCTGGGTGACCAGAAGACGCTCTACCCGGACATGCGCGAGACCCTGCGCGCGGCAGAGCTGCTCATCTCCGAGGGCTTCGAGATCATGGTCTATTGCAGTGATGACCCGATCATGGCCCGCGAGCTGGAGCAGATCGGCTGCTGCGCCATCATGCCCCTGGGCGCGCCCATCGGCTCCGGGCTGGGCATCCAGAACCCGGTCGGCATCCGCATCATCAAGGAAAACGCCAACGTGCCCGTCATCGTCGATGCGGGCGTCGGCACGGCCTCAGACGCGGCCATCGCCATGGAACTCGGCTGCGACGGTGTGCTGATGAACACCGCCATCGCCGAAGCGCGCGACCCCGTGCGCATGGCCCGCGCCATGAAGCATGCCGTCGAAGCCGGCCGCGACGCCTATCTGGCAGGCCGTATGCCGAAAAAGCGCTACGCCGACCCCAGCTCGCCGCTGGCCGGTCTCATCTGA
- a CDS encoding response regulator yields the protein MPSEQHRKAAILSGMRILVIDDSANARRLLKSLLMAFGVGGDEVIMVGDAPSGLELLHTIEPDLIICDWNMQPMDGIQFLRTLRLRDTPGACTPTIMLTAHTNPELVKAAMEAGANHFVAKPVVPANLLKRIQWVRADKRVYLLEGDHYVLKDPGGIAPPPPNGPSRRARPGQGGTIWEV from the coding sequence ATGCCGTCGGAACAACACCGGAAAGCAGCCATTCTCAGCGGAATGCGCATTCTGGTCATCGATGACAGCGCCAATGCACGCCGGCTCCTCAAGAGCCTGCTGATGGCGTTCGGCGTCGGCGGCGATGAGGTGATCATGGTGGGCGATGCCCCCAGCGGCCTCGAGCTTCTCCACACCATTGAGCCCGACCTCATCATCTGCGACTGGAACATGCAGCCGATGGACGGCATCCAGTTCCTCCGCACCCTGCGCCTGCGCGACACGCCCGGCGCCTGCACCCCCACAATCATGCTCACCGCCCATACCAATCCGGAACTGGTCAAGGCGGCCATGGAGGCCGGGGCCAACCATTTCGTCGCCAAGCCCGTGGTGCCCGCCAATCTGCTCAAGCGCATCCAGTGGGTGCGGGCTGACAAGCGGGTCTATCTGCTCGAGGGCGATCACTATGTGCTGAAGGACCCCGGCGGCATCGCCCCGCCGCCGCCCAACGGCCCCTCCCGCCGCGCCCGTCCCGGGCAGGGCGGAACCATCTGGGAAGTCTAG
- the accB gene encoding acetyl-CoA carboxylase biotin carboxyl carrier protein, translating to MSDSKKGASPVNKDMIRELADLLKETELNEIEVETEEFKIRVARGGGAAVSFTAPAAAAPAPAAAAPAAAEAPAAAGGDLSSHPGAVTSPMVGTVYVAPEPGAAAFVQEGAKVSQGDTLLIVEAMKTMNPIPAPKSGTVKQILVQDAQPVEFGEVLIVIE from the coding sequence ATGAGCGACTCGAAGAAGGGCGCAAGCCCGGTCAACAAGGACATGATCCGCGAGCTTGCGGACCTTCTCAAGGAGACCGAGCTCAACGAGATCGAGGTCGAGACCGAAGAGTTCAAGATCCGCGTGGCCCGCGGCGGCGGAGCCGCCGTCTCCTTCACCGCACCTGCCGCAGCGGCACCTGCGCCCGCAGCAGCGGCCCCGGCTGCGGCCGAAGCGCCCGCAGCTGCCGGTGGTGATCTGTCGAGCCATCCGGGTGCCGTGACCTCGCCGATGGTGGGCACGGTCTATGTGGCGCCGGAGCCCGGCGCTGCCGCCTTCGTTCAGGAAGGCGCGAAGGTCAGCCAGGGCGACACGCTGCTGATCGTTGAAGCGATGAAGACCATGAACCCGATCCCGGCGCCGAAGAGCGGCACCGTGAAGCAGATCCTCGTCCAGGATGCCCAGCCGGTTGAGTTCGGCGAAGTGCTGATCGTCATCGAATAA